In one Neobacillus sp. WH10 genomic region, the following are encoded:
- a CDS encoding MMPL family transporter: protein MFNPLQRLVNFSSSKRGAKLVFLLWIAAVIVLSVFAPSSKDYSVSSKEGSVKNDTPSAIANQVIKEQFPSKEGLTGLLVFHRDDKLTDNDREKITEVSQWLSSEEKPKYVESALPFHQFPKPVQDQMFSKDGTTLLLNFTLKEGSDSHDANATIKVMNDKLKQLKLGTLQAEITGPAGISSDTISIFQNADFVLMLATIVLIFVLLLVIYRSPLLAVIPLVIAAIVYQVVDRVLGLGGKNDWFVLDSSAISIMLVLLFAVLTDYSLFIFSRYREELKNFSSKYSAMGEAIHHVSEPILFSGGTVLLSVLTLFTTVFMPYNHFAPVFSVAVVFILIAGLTLIPSIFALMGRKAFWPFIPKADEKPKEKAGFWTKVSKQVMKHPAVIAGILLITLLAGALNTTSIQYSFNIMKSFPEDLSSRQGFELLEKHYPAGQLAPVTVILTSDEQIALDEKFLTNVKSLEDHLKNIDGVDSISQGLTEEMIKAPEKLPRGFIGEDKKTFKMQLVLKDNPYDTGALKTVQKLRDQEGNILSKSGFSSNSYHLQYAGQTAEQLDIRAMNQRDMVILFSLVTVLITIMLALQTRSILMPLLMMATILLSYVATLGFGWIIFHNIMGYDSISYRLPVYTFVFMVALGVDYNIMLVSRIKEEAQKFSWKEAVGSGVALTGGVISSAGIILAATFAVLITQPLQELFLFGMIMALGVLMDTFLVRGMLLPSILILVKKKGKSQSAAHTFNG from the coding sequence ATGTTTAATCCATTACAAAGGTTAGTCAATTTTTCGAGTAGTAAACGCGGAGCCAAATTGGTCTTTCTTCTTTGGATTGCAGCTGTCATTGTATTAAGTGTTTTTGCACCTTCCTCAAAAGATTATTCAGTAAGCAGCAAAGAAGGAAGCGTGAAAAACGATACACCTTCCGCCATCGCTAATCAAGTAATAAAAGAGCAGTTTCCCTCTAAAGAAGGCTTGACAGGATTACTTGTTTTTCACCGTGATGATAAATTAACTGATAATGACCGTGAGAAGATAACCGAGGTCAGCCAGTGGCTTAGTTCTGAGGAAAAACCAAAATATGTAGAAAGCGCGCTTCCATTTCACCAGTTTCCTAAACCGGTGCAGGATCAAATGTTTTCAAAAGACGGGACAACATTGCTTCTCAATTTTACTTTAAAAGAGGGCTCAGATTCTCATGATGCCAATGCAACAATAAAGGTAATGAACGATAAACTAAAACAATTGAAATTAGGAACATTGCAGGCTGAAATTACAGGACCTGCGGGTATTTCATCTGATACCATTTCTATTTTTCAAAATGCTGACTTTGTATTAATGTTAGCTACGATTGTATTGATATTTGTTTTACTATTAGTCATTTACCGTTCTCCATTATTAGCTGTTATTCCATTAGTCATTGCGGCAATTGTATACCAAGTCGTTGACCGAGTATTAGGACTGGGAGGTAAAAATGATTGGTTTGTCCTCGATAGTTCAGCAATATCGATTATGCTTGTTCTATTGTTTGCCGTGTTAACGGATTATAGTTTGTTTATTTTCTCCCGCTATCGTGAGGAATTAAAAAACTTCTCATCTAAATACAGTGCCATGGGGGAAGCAATCCACCATGTATCAGAGCCAATTTTGTTCAGCGGGGGTACAGTCCTTTTATCTGTGTTAACCCTATTTACAACCGTATTTATGCCTTATAACCATTTTGCTCCTGTTTTTTCAGTAGCAGTTGTCTTTATTCTTATTGCCGGATTAACGTTAATACCTAGTATTTTTGCCTTAATGGGACGAAAAGCCTTTTGGCCATTTATTCCGAAGGCTGATGAAAAGCCGAAAGAGAAAGCTGGATTTTGGACTAAGGTTAGCAAGCAGGTTATGAAACATCCTGCGGTTATAGCTGGGATTCTTTTAATTACCTTGCTTGCAGGTGCCCTCAATACGACTTCGATTCAATATTCCTTTAACATTATGAAGTCGTTCCCGGAGGATCTTTCTTCACGTCAGGGCTTTGAATTACTGGAAAAACACTATCCTGCAGGGCAATTAGCTCCAGTTACAGTTATTTTAACATCGGATGAGCAAATTGCTTTAGATGAGAAGTTTTTAACAAACGTTAAATCACTTGAGGACCATTTGAAAAATATTGATGGGGTCGATTCAATCAGCCAAGGCCTTACAGAAGAAATGATTAAAGCCCCTGAAAAGCTTCCACGCGGATTTATTGGAGAGGATAAAAAAACTTTCAAGATGCAATTAGTTTTAAAAGATAATCCGTATGATACTGGTGCGCTTAAAACCGTACAAAAGCTTCGCGATCAAGAAGGAAACATTCTTAGCAAAAGCGGCTTTTCTTCAAACAGCTACCATTTACAATATGCTGGTCAAACAGCAGAACAATTGGATATTCGTGCGATGAATCAACGAGATATGGTCATTTTATTTTCACTAGTTACAGTGTTAATTACGATCATGTTAGCGTTGCAAACTCGCTCCATACTTATGCCGTTGCTTATGATGGCCACAATCCTATTGTCATATGTGGCAACCCTAGGATTCGGCTGGATTATTTTCCACAATATCATGGGTTATGATTCCATCAGTTACCGATTGCCGGTCTACACATTTGTATTCATGGTTGCGCTCGGGGTGGATTACAACATCATGCTGGTGTCACGAATTAAAGAAGAAGCACAAAAGTTTTCATGGAAAGAAGCAGTCGGCAGTGGTGTAGCCTTGACCGGCGGCGTAATTTCATCAGCCGGAATCATTCTCGCCGCAACCTTCGCAGTGTTAATAACACAGCCATTACAAGAGCTCTTCTTATTCGGGATGATAATGGCTCTAGGCGTCTTAATGGATACGTTTTTAGTGCGCGGCATGCTGTTACCTTCCATTTTGATATTAGTTAAGAAAAAAGGAAAATCACAGTCGGCTGCACATACATTTAATGGATAA
- a CDS encoding nuclease-related domain-containing protein has protein sequence MLYKPRTESTELIILKSLNTRTTLSEKDKHHYFSLKKGYEGEVMFDSLTEKLSCECMILNDLLLKANNTTFQIDSLIIVSETIYFYEVKNYEGDYFYESERLYKKPKTEYTNPLHQLNRSESLLRQLLQNLGVKFPIESQVVFINPEFTLYQAPLNKPIIFPTQVNSYLKKLDTTPSKLNGKHKMLADKLISLHIGESPYTILPAYDYEQLQKGITCAACNSFSISVSGKKCVCTDCGHEELVTSAVLRSVKEYQLLFPGRKITTNDIYDWCRVVEFKRTIRRVLERNFKKVGVHQWTFYE, from the coding sequence ATGCTGTATAAACCTCGTACTGAATCCACCGAATTAATCATTTTGAAATCCTTAAACACACGAACGACCTTGTCTGAGAAGGACAAGCATCACTATTTTAGCCTTAAAAAAGGCTATGAAGGTGAGGTAATGTTTGATTCGTTGACCGAGAAGCTTTCATGTGAATGTATGATATTAAACGATTTACTGCTCAAGGCAAACAATACCACTTTCCAAATCGACTCGCTGATTATTGTTTCAGAAACGATTTATTTTTACGAAGTGAAAAACTATGAAGGTGATTATTTTTACGAGTCAGAGAGATTATACAAAAAACCCAAAACTGAGTATACTAATCCACTGCACCAATTGAATCGAAGCGAATCCCTGCTCCGCCAGTTACTCCAGAATCTCGGGGTAAAGTTCCCCATTGAGTCCCAGGTAGTTTTTATCAATCCCGAGTTCACACTTTACCAAGCACCCCTGAACAAGCCGATTATTTTCCCAACACAGGTAAATAGCTATTTAAAAAAATTAGATACGACACCATCAAAACTAAATGGAAAGCACAAAATGCTGGCTGACAAATTAATATCCCTTCATATAGGAGAATCTCCTTATACAATCTTACCTGCATATGATTATGAACAGCTGCAAAAAGGAATTACTTGTGCTGCATGTAACTCGTTTTCGATCTCTGTCAGTGGAAAGAAATGTGTGTGCACTGATTGTGGGCACGAAGAGTTGGTTACATCTGCCGTTTTGCGGAGTGTGAAGGAATACCAGCTTCTTTTTCCTGGTCGAAAAATTACTACGAATGATATTTATGATTGGTGTCGAGTGGTGGAGTTTAAAAGAACGATTAGAAGGGTTTTGGAAAGGAATTTTAAAAAGGTTGGAGTTCATCAATGGACTTTTTATGAATGA